From the Malaclemys terrapin pileata isolate rMalTer1 chromosome 13, rMalTer1.hap1, whole genome shotgun sequence genome, one window contains:
- the LOC128847344 gene encoding olfactory receptor 2AP1-like encodes MADTEQRNQTSLTEFILLGFGTVPKLQILLFLLFLVIYIVTMAGNILIVVLVVADQHLHTPMYFFLGNLSCLETCYTSTIVPRMLASFLTGDRTISIGSCITQFYFVGFLAATECYLLAAMSYDRYLAICKPLHYATLMNGSFCLQLAAGSWINGFLAIIIIVSLMLQLTFCGANEIDHFFCESTQIINLYCNDIYQVELVITIVAALFTLPPFALTGTSYICIISTILRIPSTTVRQKAFSTCSSHLIVVTIFYGTLIIVYLLPKTNTLRDLNKVFSVFYTILTPMANPFIYSLRNKEVKEALRKIVSKCVDFIRIQKCYCIF; translated from the coding sequence ATGGCAGACACAGAACAGAGAAATCAAACCTCCctcacagaattcatcctcctgggatttgggaCTGTCCCCAAACTGCAGATCCTTCTCTTTCTGCTGTTCCTTGTGATTTACATTGTGACCATGGCCGGGAACATCCTCATTGTTGtgctagttgtggctgatcagcaccttcacaccccgatgtacttcttcctggggaacttgtcctgcttggagacctgctataCCTCCACCATCGtgcccaggatgctggccagtttcctgactggggacagaaccatttctATTGGTAGCTGCATCACACAATTTTACTTTGTTGGTTTCCTTGCAGCCACGGAGTGTTATCTCCTAGCAGCGATGTCTTATGATCGATATCTAGCGATATGCAAACCACTGCATTATGCAACCCTTATGAATGGCAGTTTCTGCCTCCAGCTAGCAGCTGGGTCTTGGATAAATGGATTTCTAGCTATTATCATAATAGTTTCTCTTATGTTACAATTAACTTTCTGTGGCGCCAATGAAATTGATCATTTCTTCTGTGAATctacacaaataataaatctcTACTGCAATGACATCTACCAGGTGGAGCTTGTAATCACCATTGTGGCTGCTTTATTTACCCTACCCCCATTTGCTTTAACTGGGACATCCTACATTTgtatcatctccaccatcctgcGAATCCCTTCCACCACCGTGAGGCAAAAGGCATTTTCTActtgctcctctcacctcattgtggtgacaattttctatgggACTCTGATCATTGTGTATCTGCTACCAAAAACCAACACACTCAGAGACCTCaacaaagtgttctctgtctTCTACACAATTCTGACTCCTATGGCCAATCCCTTCatatacagcctgagaaacaaagaggtgaAAGAGGCTCTGAGAAAAATTGTCAGTAAATGTGTAGATTTTATAAGAATTCAGAAATGCTACTGTattttttga